A genomic window from Lutra lutra chromosome 17, mLutLut1.2, whole genome shotgun sequence includes:
- the FKRP gene encoding ribitol 5-phosphate transferase FKRP — translation MRLTRCQAALAAAITLNLLVLFYVSWLQHQPRNPRARSPRRGAAAGPRVTVLVREFEAFDNAVPELVDSFLQQDAAQPVVVAADTLPYPPLALPRVPNVRLALLQPALDRPAAASRPETYVTTEFVALVPDGARAEAPGQLERMVEVLRAGGARLVAAPVASANPARCLALNVSLREWTARYSPAPSAPRCDALDGDAVVLLRSRDLFNLSAPLARPLGTGLFLQTALRGWAVQLLDLPFGAARQPPLATAHARWKAEREGRARRAALLRSLGIRLVSGEGGRLEWFGCSKETPRCFGTVVGDTPAYLYEERWTPPCCLRALRETARYVVGVLEAAGVRYWLEGGSLLGAARHGDIIPWDYDVDLGIYLEDVGNCEQLRGAEAGSVVDERGFVWEKAVEGDFFRVQYSESNHLHVDLWPFYPRNGVMTKDTWLDHRQDVEFPEHFLQPLVPLSFAGFVAQAPNNYRRFLELKFGPGVIENPEYPNPSLLSLAGSG, via the coding sequence ATGCGTCTCACCCGCTGCCAGGCTGCCCTGGCAGCCGCCATCACCCTCAACCTCCTGGTCCTCTTCTATGTCTCATGGCTGCAGCACCAGCCCAGGAACCCCCGGGCCCGGAGTCCCCGCCGTGGAGCGGCTGCCGGCCCCCGTGTCACCGTCCTGGTGCGGGAGTTCGAGGCCTTTGACAACGCGGTGCCTGAGCTGGTGGACTCCTTCTTGCAACAAGACGCCGCCCAGCCGGTGGTGGTGGCCGCGGACACGCTCCCCTACCCGCCCCTGGCCCTGCCCCGCGTTCCCAACGTTCGCCTGGCGCTGCTCCAGCCCGCCCTGGACCGGCCTGCCGCGGCCTCGCGCCCCGAGACCTACGTGACCACCGAGTTCGTGGCCTTGGTGCCTGACGGGGCGAGGGCCGAGGCCCCGGGCCAACTGGAGCGCATGGTGGAGGTGCTCCGGGCAGGAGGGGCACGCCTGGTGGCCGCCCCTGTCGCCTCGGCCAACCCCGCCCGATGCCTGGCCCTGAACGTCAGCCTGCGGGAGTGGACGGCCCGCTACAGCCCCGCGCCCTCCGCGCCCCGCTGTGACGCCCTGGACGGAGACGCGGTGGTGCTCCTGCGCTCCCGCGACCTCTTCAACCTGTCGGCGCCCCTGGCCCGGCCGCTGGGCACCGGCCTCTTCCTGCAGACAGCCTTGCGGGGCTGGGCGGTGCAGCTGCTGGACCTGCCGTTCGGCGCGGCGCGCCAGCCACCCCTGGCCACGGCCCACGCGCGCTGGAAGGCAGAGCGCGAGGGGCGCGCGCGGCGGGCAGCACTGCTGCGCTCGCTGGGCATCCGCCTGGTAAGCGGGGAGGGCGGGCGCCTCGAGTGGTTCGGTTGCAGCAAGGAGACCCCGCGCTGCTTCGGGACGGTGGTGGGCGACACACCCGCCTACCTCTACGAGGAGCGCTGGACGCCCCCGTGCTGCCTGCGCGCTCTGCGGGAGACCGCCCGCTATGTGGTGGGCGTGCTGGAGGCGGCCGGTGTGCGCTACTGGCTGGAGGGCGGCTCGCTGCTCGGGGCCGCCCGCCACGGGGACATCATCCCGTGGGACTACGATGTGGACCTGGGCATCTACCTGGAGGACGTGGGCAACTGCGAGCAGCTGCGGGGGGCCGAGGCGGGCTCGGTGGTGGACGAGCGCGGCTTCGTGTGGGAGAAGGCTGTAGAGGGCGACTTCTTCCGCGTGCAGTACAGCGAGAGCAACCATCTGCACGTGGACCTGTGGCCCTTCTACCCCCGCAATGGAGTCATGACCAAGGACACATGGCTGGATCACCGGCAAGATGTCGAGTTCCCTGAACACTTCCTGCAGCCTCTCGTGCCCCTGTCCTTTGCTGGCTTCGTGGCGCAGGCACCTAACAACTACCGTCGCTTCCTGGAGCTCAAGTTCGGCCCCGGGGTCATCGAGAACCCAGAGTACCCCAACCCGTCCCTCCTGAGTTTGGCAGGAAGTGGCTGA